In Tissierellales bacterium, the following proteins share a genomic window:
- a CDS encoding metal-dependent hydrolase, whose translation MKIKYLGHSAFMLETDSMKALVDPFINGNPQANFDESDLRDITHIFVTHGHGDHIGDTVDIAKREGALVVCNFELGDYFTRKGLTVHTMHIGGRFDLGVCRVKMTIALHGSGISSVNGFIYGGTPCGFLIETEGKKVYHAGDTGLTMDMKLLERESIDIAILPIGGNYTMDAEDAAIATEFIKPKMVIPMHYDTFPPIKADPIEFENRVKCADVKILKSGDVVEI comes from the coding sequence ATGAAGATAAAGTATTTAGGACATTCAGCTTTTATGTTAGAGACGGACAGTATGAAGGCACTTGTAGATCCGTTCATAAACGGAAATCCACAGGCTAATTTTGATGAATCGGATTTACGAGATATAACTCATATATTTGTTACCCACGGACATGGGGATCATATAGGTGATACTGTGGATATCGCAAAGAGAGAAGGAGCATTAGTTGTGTGTAACTTTGAACTTGGGGATTATTTTACTAGAAAGGGATTAACTGTCCACACTATGCACATAGGTGGCAGGTTTGACTTAGGAGTATGTAGAGTTAAGATGACTATAGCACTTCATGGTTCAGGAATTTCTAGCGTTAATGGATTTATATATGGAGGAACGCCATGTGGATTTTTGATAGAAACTGAAGGCAAAAAAGTATATCATGCTGGGGATACTGGACTCACTATGGATATGAAACTTTTAGAGAGAGAAAGCATAGATATAGCAATACTTCCAATCGGGGGCAATTATACTATGGATGCTGAAGATGCAGCTATAGCTACTGAGTTTATAAAACCTAAAATGGTTATTCCAATGCACTACGATACTTTCCCACCTATAAAGGCTGATCCTATAGAATTTGAAAATAGAGTAAAATGTGCAGATGTGAAGATATTAAAGAGCGGAGATGTAGTTGAGATTTAA